From one Colletotrichum destructivum chromosome 3, complete sequence genomic stretch:
- a CDS encoding Putative metallo-beta-lactamase, hydroxyacylglutathione hydrolase — protein sequence MNTFASRRPLLRTKFTTALAALTLTNAMHIQSIPMWVGSSNNYAYLVKDDKTNDAVIIDPANPPEVTPVLQKAIKAGEINLTAIVNTHHHWDHAGGNKQLQGDLGLEKLPVIGGKNCDGVTRTPGHGESFNIGSIAVKALHTPCHTQDSICWFMQDGEQKVVFTGDTLFISGCGKFFEGNADEMHTALNKTLASLPDDTVVFPGHEYTKSNVKFAASVLQNEAIQKLQAFAENNKETQGKFTIGDEKKHNVFMRVEDPEIQKVTGESEPVSVMAKLREMKNNFK from the exons ATGAATACCTTCGCCTCGAGGAGACCATTGCTGAGAACAAAATTCACCACAGCATTAGCCGCA CTCACCTTAACCAACGCTATGCATATCCAATCGATCCCCATGT GGGTGGGTAGTAGTAACAACTACGCCTACCTGGTCAAGGATGACAAGACCAAtgacgccgtcatcatcgacccGGCCAACCCGCCCGA GGTGACTCCGGTGCTGCAGaaggccatcaaggccggcgagatCAACCTCacggccatcgtcaacaCGCACCA CCATTGGGACCACGCAGGCGGAAACAAGCAGCTC CaaggcgacctcggcctggagaagctgcccgtcatcggcggcaagaaCTGCGACGGCGTTACCAGGACGCCGGGCCACGGCGAGTCGTTTAACATCGGCagcatcgccgtcaaggcgCTGCACACGCCGTGCCACACCCAGGATAGCATCTGCTGGTTCATGCAGGACGGGGAGCAGAAGGTCGTGTTTACGGGTGACACGCTCTTCATCAGCG GCTGCGGCAAGTTCTTCGAGGGCAACGCCGATGAGATGCACACGGCGCTGAATAAGACGCTGGCCTCGCTGCCCGACGACACGGTCGTGTTT CCCGGCCACGAGTACACAAAGTCCAACGTCAAGTTTGCCGCGTCGGTGCTGCAGAACGAGGCGATCCAGAAGCTGCAGGCCTTTGCGGAGAACAACAAGGAGACGCAGGGCAAGTTCACGatcggcgacgagaag AAACACAACGTCTTTATGCGCGTCGAG GACCCCGAGATTCAAAAGGTTACGGGGGAGAGCGAGCCCGTCTCCGTCATGGCCAAGCTGCGGGAGATGAAGAACAACTTCAAGTGA
- a CDS encoding Putative EF-hand domain pair protein: MPAKRKPPAAAAASSDTPRPRASKLAKEHNMSAHEEREIREAFSLFAEPMKGYPKEGVIPTADVRSCLVALGIPPSSRKEQAEFVEILDPDGEGFVAYEPFFAVCALKYHQRGQGGGAAERQREVDEAFGLFTGAGAGAGASAAGPRDVITMADLKRVASVLREDVKEEVLRDMILEANGGAGVGRGVRREEFEEVMRRAGVWR, from the exons ATG CCCGCGAAACGGaagccgcccgccgcggccgcagCGTCGTCCGACACCCCGCGCCCGCGTGCCTCTAAGCTCGCCAAGGAACACAACATGTCGGCCCACGAAGAGCGCGAGATCCGCGAGgccttctccctcttcgccgagcCCATGAAGGGCTACCCCAAGGAGGGCGTCATCCCGACGGCCGACGTGCGGTCCTGCCTCGTggccctcggcatcccgcCCTCGTCGCGCAAGGAGCAAGCCGAGTTCGTTGAGATCCTCGAcccggacggcgagggcttCGTCGCGTACGagcccttcttcgccgttTGCGCGCTCAAGTACCACCAGAGGGGACAGGGAGGTGGCGCTGCCGAGAGGCAGAGggaggtggacgaggccTTTGGGCTCTTCACgggggccggcgccggcgccggcgcctctGCCGCGGGGCCGAGGGATGTTATCACAATGGCGGATCTGAAGAGGGTCGCGAGCGTACTGAGGGAGgacgtcaaggaggaggtgcTGCGGGACATGATTctcgaggccaacggcggcgccggggtgGGCAGGGGTGTGAGGAGGGAAGAGTTCGAGGAGGTCATGCGCCGCGCAGGGGTCTGGCGGTGA